The following DNA comes from Papaver somniferum cultivar HN1 chromosome 4, ASM357369v1, whole genome shotgun sequence.
TATAtaaacacaaaagaaaacaaacatttacatttacattttttttttgtttttttgagacTATGGTGTTAATTTGTCCCGCAAATTAGTGACTGAAAGCAGCAATTTTTGAACGACGGAGAAAATACATTTCATCACTTAGTTTCACAGGAAATTGCTGTTGGATTCTCCATCTTTCCCCTACTTTCTTCATCCAGAAGAGTTTTTGTTATATCATTGTCATTCTCAGTACTATTCTCCCatctcttctcctctttctttccccACAAAACTAGCCATAAACCAATCTTAATGAAGATTGCTCCAATTATCCTGTAAGAAGAAGCAAAATGTAAAGGTTAGAATCAATATGAAACTCCATTAGTCTAATTAGTCTAATATGAAATACTATTTAATTCATTCATATTGTTTAATATTATTATAGACATACCCTCCAGAATATAATTGATCACCAAGTACAAGGGCAGCCATTATAGCCACTAAGACTGTCTGTAATGGTTGGAACACAGCAACAGAAACAGGTCCCCCTTTATGAATGCACCATGTTTGAATTGAAAGCACCAGTCCTGATGCCACCACTCCCTATTAAAAAAATAGTTAACatattaaattaaattaagttattaattaatcaatcaattaattaattaattaaaggaAAAATACAAATAATTATAGGGAGTACTGGTATGTGGGAATGCTTACAGCATAAAGGATGGTTAGAAGCTCTCCAGTAGATTGAAATTTCCACTTTTCAATGTCTGTCTCAGCAAAAGCTGCTATGACCAAGAATTGTAACAACCCAAAGAAACATGTAAACGAAGTCACTGTAAGTTTTGCTGGATACTTTTTCAGTACTGGAGCCTGTTGAAGAAATATCGAATCAAATTCAGTATTCTGAGTGTTTAAAATCTCATATATTTGTATTAAATGACTTGGGTAAGGTTAATTACCTGAAAAACCATCCAAGCAGCCCAAGAGAAGCAATGACCAACCAGGAAAAGGCAGCCCAATGTCCAATTTTGTTGCTTATTCTGATATGACAAATCCACTATGTTTTGATTGTCAACTGGTGATGAAGCTGTAAATGGTGATAATGTTGAGTGCAAAAGAGCAGGTCCTTTGTACAAAGTAATGACCATGGCTCCTCCTACACTTGCTATTGTTCCCAATATCTTTGCTATTCCATCTCTTCTTGCTATGCTTACATTCTCTAGTCTAGAGACACAAGCGGAAAAGGAGTAAGTATTCATTGGAGGGTTATTATAATAGTAAAGTAAAAAATCCTTGAAGATCATTAAGTTAATTTTGTTACCTTAGAGCTGCAGCCATTACAAAAGTTATTGCAGGAACTGAGTTTTGCATTGCAGATGCAAATGTTGGTGATGCATAATATAATCCCAGTATGTAGAATCCTTGATTAGCAGTAATCCTAAAAACATAAGAAAGATAAAAAAACTTAAAACTCGGCAAGGGGGTTCAAAATTTGCACACATGGAAAATGAAAAACGTCATCTCAAATTCCTCTAGCTTTCCCAATATGCTTACCCACATAATGCAAGCAGGAAGCATTGGGCTAGGAAATGAAAAGTGATTGGTGGTCTTTCCTTCCTGAAATAATTAGAACAAGTACAAAATTAGATACTCATTTCACAACACACGAGTGAATGAAGAAAGAACAAGGAACCAAACTAGCTGCTAAGTAAAGTTACTACTCACTTTTCTAGAAAATAAGCAAAGGGAGATAACAAAGCGAGAGCAATAATGTTTCTGTAGACAGGGTAAACAATTTTGCTAACACCCATGTCTAATGCAAATCTAGTAACAATATGAAACCCTGCATAACAAAACTGAAGAGCTATCAATGCTGTTAGAAACTTCATCTTTTCCGACGACGATGACAACAATGATCTCGACATCTTTATAACTATTTTTCCTTTTGATGATCAAACAAACTTAGTTCTCAAACTCAAGTAGCTTCTTGTTTGATTTGCTGCTATTGCTCTCAACTAAGGTTTGCTATGCTTATATAGACATATTGTGTATGACTTTAGTATACATTAAGGTGGCAAAATTAGTTGTCAAATATTAATGTTCAATCATGCATGAATACTATACTCTATTCATGGATGACATCAACCTTTTCTTGTGTTTAAAATCTCGAGTGTTTACATGTAAATCTCAATAGCAATATCGAGTTTAGTGGGACTGAATTTCGTTGGGGGACAAATTTAAATTAGGACATGTTAGACAGGTCTCTCTTAGGAGGGCATGTCCCGAACTCTTATCCCTAGTTTCATTTCTTTTATGTTTCATGTCCCCGCCTCTCTCGCATTCATATAATCATCCATATAATTGCAGATTTGGACCTTATGTCTGATTGATCACTTGTTTAGTCCACGTTAAGTAAAAAAAACAACGCAAATCTACATTGCACCGTTGTGCAAGTACAAGGCTCCACATGCAAAACTGAAAATGGGATTTTGCATTTCCAATCAAAGGGGAAAAAATAACAAAATGGTCACACATACAGTGCTTTAAAACCCGGACGGATGATCATAACCAAGCCTATATAATAATCTAATCCACTACCTCAGTCCAAGTCAAAACATGGTTTATTTTTTGGAATATATGTCTGTGATTCATTTTCACTTTTCATCATTTTGTAAATCCACGGATATCTGGTAAAGATTAATCTAATTTAGAGTTTCAGAGTCTAGACCCTCAAAAGTAGATTCTAACGAAGTTAATGGTGTTCTTATTTCATTTTATCTTCTAATTTGTACACCCGTACCGCGTGTTAAAGTTCACTGAAATAACAAGCATTTGCACTGGAAACAGGTATTGTTAGTTTTATTGCATCCAAAACAATCCTTTGAATTGAAAACAAGATTTGTTGTTTTTAatgaaaaccaaaagaattcCTATATGAAGTAATTTCCAATGAAATAActtttttattaaatcttaaCATGTATACATAGAAAAGAGATACTTTTCCTTTTTCATGTTAGCCTAAAAATAAGCGAAatttgaaaaaagtgaaaatatatctcttttccagaaactGAAAATatatctcttttccagaaaccGAGGGAGTAGTTCAGTTAACAAAAACCTCTTATTTATGGAGCACCTGTATTCATGAGGGAGAAAATCAAAACTCATTGCAGCTTACAGCCTCCAAGACGCTCAAAAGCCTCCCCATCATACAGCACCTGGTTTTAAGAGGCGCGATCAAACGCATTCTTATTTGATTGAGGTCCACTGAATCAGATGTTACTTATTCTTCGTATTTGATTGAGGTCCACTGAATCAGATGTTACTTATTCTTCGAAGGCGAAATCACTTCGGACCCAGTGGTTCAGCCGGAAGCTATTGGGCATATGTCAAGTACAGTATTATGAATAGTTCAAATCTTACTCCATAAATTCACCCATTTCATATGCTTCATAACACGGTTTCGCCAGAATTACAAGTCTGAACTTTCCTAGGATGAAAAACCAGTATACACATTCCATCAATAACCAAGTATATTCAACCAAGTATATAACCTTTAAAAAGGAAATTTGGTGAATGGTACCGACTAATACACCTGTTTTAGGTTCCGATTCGATCTACTGCCTTTGTGTTTAGAATTAAGGTCTAGCCAACtaacttaaaataataagacGGTTAGATTAAGTTTTGTCTTACAAAACTGAAGCAATCAAGTTGGTGAAGTATGAGCAAAGGAATCAAGTTTAACATGTGGTCTATATGCTTTAGATTTTGGATCTTTTTGTTAATCTTCTATTAACAAAAACCTATGAACAGGTAAAAGCACATGCATAGAGGAAGAGAGCGAGATTTATATTATAACAAAACAATCACAAATCATAATCATcagcatcattaaaatcatttaTAATCAAGAACACAAATTGCTTTTTTTCAAACTGGTGATTGTAAGAGATTCAGTTAATCTAAATACACCAAATTAACTGAAAAATAATTTAAAGATGCCTTTTGGATCAAATCCGTTAATCAAGACATTCGAAAGAGCATCATATTCTAAACCACCATATTATACTATAATTTATCAGATAAACATAATAATAGGTTCCAGTTGTGGTGTAAGATTATTCTGAAACAGGTTTGGTAtgatataggttgcagtttcatggaTTTGGTGTAAATAAGAATCCGGCAACCTCCAATTCCAATCATTTTCTGATAATGGATGAAATGTGATCATACCATCATAAGTTAGCCGTAATTCCAACTTGCCAAAAggcccaaaaccaaaaccaagctaaaaaacaaataaaatatgacGCTAGTGTGATACATGTACCCAAGCCTGTAAGCCATAATATATGGGTGAAAGCAGTGCATCTTACACAATCTGAAATGAAGGAAGTCCATGCTTATTCATTCAACACATGATGCTAATATTGATGCATAACATGGGATAATTATTCATGAACCTGTTAACTTTGTCAACTTTATACACAGAAAATGCAATTTGGCAAACAATGAGAATATTCTAACAAAATTATTCATAAACAAATCTGTTGTTCTAGATTACTGTAACAGACAAGAGTACAAACTAAAGTAAAATAGAAACAGAGACTTTTTTAAACTGGAGATGATggctcaaaaacaaaacaaaaaacaatagcGATGACGAAGTAATGatgttttttcctttttgaaaGAAATCAAGTTGTCTTGTGACATCACTGACATATCTCTGCAATCTTATGTTTAGAGTCAACCAATGTGGTGACTTGTTAAGGATCCAAATTTTTAGGAGCCCTAACATTACTAGTGACAATATCTTTTGCTTAAGATTTCATATAATCAAATATTAGCAAAAGAAATCTTTACAACCTAATCGACTCAAACTTGAAATGCAAAAAATATGGTCAAGGATCGGGATAAAGGTACAATCAACCATATCATATATTGTTGAGGTACACTTTAAAGTATCCGGAAACATATCAAATCTCTCTGGTACGATTTTGATTTGAGGCTTGAGGGTTTGTTTAGGGAGAGTTGCATTGTTAATTGGATCTGATTTGTGAAATCTTTCACACTTTTTATTCAGGTGTTGGAGCATTGGGTACAAAATTGTACAGCCTTTCTATATGCCCTACGATATCCCTGAGATATTGGTACCACGAAACTGGAGATACTATAGACAACAATCACTATCATATAAACGCAGATACTAAGAAAAACTCCAGATATTAAATATTAGCCAGCTAGAAAGACAATGCTAATTTAACAACTGGTAAAATGAATACTATAAGTGAACAAGATCTCCAAAACCAATTTCCAGTCATTTTGATTTACCAACAGTGTCATTGTCTACTACCTTAAAATGGAGTTCTTATTTAGACATCTAGTGAATTCTAGATCACTTGATTGGGTGAATATATTAATAGGAAATTGACATGTCTGACTTGGGAACTCATGGAGTTCATGGTTAATACGGTTTCACATGAATCCAATAAATATAATGAGCCTTGGCCGATGTAAAAAATGTTAACCTAAGGAAGACGCATTCATACATAACCAGTTATCTCTGCTGTCAACAACTGGCGGTTCGAGATACAGAGCCTTAAGGTTTAAATAATTGGCACCTAATAAAGTAGTATCGTACTATGGCGATCCTACCAAAATATCCAGAGCTTTTGTTGGGAAAACTGGTAGCAAGAAAGTACATAACAAGTCCCTTTAGGCTGTTATTGGTCTCAAACACTCACTAGATCAATACATGGAGAATTTTTCCTGCTGAGATAGTGAAACATCTACCTTAGGTCATTATTACAGGAATAGACTAAAGCATTAGTTGACTCAAGAATATTTCCAGGAATAGACTAAAGCACTAGAATCATTTTTATCACAAGCAAAATCTACTGAAGATAAATCAAAGATGGCTCATACATCTTAACCAAACAATTTCAAAAGGTTTTTGAGATTCACAGCTGATATTTACTGTCAATAATTGATACATCTTTTTTTGGTTTTCAGGGAATTGCCAAGTCTTATGGTTATAGCTACGAAATAATCAGTACAAAGGTTCCTCTAAAATTGGAAGTAAAGAGTTCATACCAATCACATGTGGTGCTTGAAAACGATAACAATGACCGTGCAATTATCCTTGCAGCGTCGCTCACGGACAGCTTCTCTTACAAGACGGCGGCTCACTGCAGTAACAGATAAGCCCTCCTGCCAATCACCAACAAAATTAGGTGCGCTAGACAGCTAATCAGTACCAAAGAGTTAtcatgaaaaagaagaaaatctttAATTGAAGATATAGGAATGTTCTTATCTCGGATCATCTCTATGACTATGATGAAGGCGAACGAGACAGCATTTTTCTTACAGTTACGAAAATGAAAATATTGTGTCCGCAAATATTCTAATAACGGCAACTGACAACAACTTTAAGGTACTCAATATCCACTTCCCTAACTGAACTACACATAAAGATCCATAAAATGTGCGAGACATCACACTGCGATCCTTAGCATCCCCAAGTGTAAAAACAACCCAGACAAGATTACTAATACATCAATCTAAACAGTAAAGTTTTCGGGGAATGTAATTTGTAAATGAAAATTTTAGCTGTCTTCAACCCTTATGTCATGGCGCACGAGATATGTTACCTTTAACTGCTTTTGAACAAAATCAACAGCATCACTTGCTCCAAAAACCTGTTAAAAACATAAGTGAGACTAAAGTAAATTAACAGAAAGAAATATCAATGAAGTTAAGAGAGAATCAGCAAGCACAAACATGAAGATGCCCATCTTAATTGACCAAATCCAACACATACCCCCCATAAACCATCACAGCCAAGAATAATGAAGTGATCTCTTTCTGTAAGATCAAACGAGTGAACATCTGGGGTTGCACTCACACCGACCTGCAAGACATAAAGCTAGCATTTAAATGTAATACAGGATAAAATTCAAGCATTACTACAACAATGAGACCCTAACAAGGGCCAATGTTTTAAAATGCCATGATAGCCCATGCATTTCTACTGATACAGGATAGACATATACACTGCACAATCCCATTTTGACATCCAGATGTAAATGACACCAGATTCAACACTGAGAAAGTTTTGAATTAAAGGCTGGGTGCTTTGAAAAACAATTGCAAGTGCTTTACATTAACATTTGTAAATGCTTTGGCACCTTCTTGAAATTGCGATCACCAAAGGCCCTGGAAACCTCAAGGCTCCCCTGCAACCGTCCATTTGAGCTTACAGAACCACCAgcctataaataaaaaaaaacatatatcagTAAGAGGAAGCAGCCACATTACATCAAGTTATCATTTGGCCAAACTTTATGCATAATCCCAAAATAGCGCACTGAAGAAAGATAAATTGGAGTAGTCAAGGCTGTCAAGCCAGTAACATTTTAAAGATTTCTAGAAAATAGTGTAGAAATTAAAAACTCTCACTAAAATAACTATAAGATTCAGCTATCCCAAACCTGTTCACAGCAAACATGTAAAGTTCTGCATATACCTTCAGAATACGAGTACGTTCTTGGGGATAGATAGCTTTGTGTTCTCTTGTCAAAACAATAGCCTTCAACGGATTTGCTCCATCCAAATGACTCTGTGAGTCATTTACTGAAGATGATCGAGCTACCACCGCTTTTGCATCTCCAATGTTGGCAACAAAAACCTAAACAAAACTCAGTATAAGTAACTGTTTCTTCAAAAggattctggaaaaaaaaatctctttactTCCTACAGAAAATGATCATAAGTTAATATTCAGTACAGACAAGTTTTAGCAGTACAGATAACCAGTAACATTATGGTGCCATTGATGACAGTCCAACACTTACTTTTTGCCCTAAAACCCAGACGCAGACAGCCGTGGCTCCATCTTGCCATCCTCCTGAAATGATTATACAAACATTATGACGAAACCTGTAAAACTGATGCTATTAAGTATGTATATCTAATGTGTAAAGAGAAAACTACATTCATGAAGCATAAACAAATCAGTTCTTCTTTACATCTCAATCAATCACAGCAATGTGGATTCTACCGCTTTCAATAGGAGATTATCGAGAAGGTATGAACTAAAGGAGATGCATGAATAACATAAATATGTGTGATGACGCAAAAAAAATGGAAACCTACAAATAACTGCTAGCTATGTGTGCACATCTAATAGCCACTTGTCTTGCAGTTAGCCAAAAATCTAACCAAACTAGCAGTACCTGCAGTGCTTTCTTGAAGAAGCAATTCATCAGTCCGCCGGAAACCTGTACAAACAGAGGGAAGTATGACGTCTTCGAGTGACAACAAGCAGATACGAAAAATATCCATAACTATGAAACTTATGAACATGAGGAGCTTGTTGGTTTGTAATTAACACAAGAATTGTAAACAACCAAGATACGTCCTTTGAGATATACGAAAACAATTCTTCAAACAAACTGTAAAACTAAACCAAGTAAGCAATCATACCGCCAAGGATGGCCATTTTTGCAGCTTTTACATCCATCTGCAAGTACAAAGCAAAATATGAATAAACCTTATAAACCACGCACCGAATATCTGTTTTCAGTAGTTTGTGAGTCAATGGTCAAGTAAAccccttttccttttcttttttttattgttaCAAATACGGGTGTCtgaaagaaaaccaaaaaaaagaacAGGCAAACACACCAACTCACGTGGTAATCCTACTGAAAGAACATTTGCATGTAAATGCTTTTGAGCATATTCAGCAGCCAATCGACCTCCATGCCCATCATATATGGCAAAATGAGCACATCTGTCAGAAATTTCATGAAACAAATCAAACTGCGACTATATTAACTAGCTGAAGTTGAATCTATTCAGTAAAAATAACAATATCAAACATGGCAACACATAGCACTTCAAACATAAAATACAACCCAACCAGAAAGCTTACAGAACAGACAATGCACCATGAAGTGTAACAGCCACACTCAAAAAATCACAAGTATAAACAACCAAAAGAATGAGAAGAGAACCTCAATTTCCCAGGAACTTGTAAGCTTGCATCAAGAAGTACAACTGATGCATCCTCCATGGTATGCCTAGAACCCTTATCTTCTGCTGCATCTGCTTCTATAGTACACGGCAACTTAGTAACCGGAATCGAGCTCTTCTGATCAGACAACACATTTTCCTTTACTGACTGATTATCACCTAAACTTCCTCCATTTACTGGCTCAGTCTGGGAATCATCGGTCTTCTTTATTAACACAGATTGACTTGTTTTCACTTCTTCACCTCCATTTTGATTCTCCTCTTCTTTCTCCGAACACTCACTAATTTTGGACCTCTTTGCGGCCAATTCTGTATCATCGGAATCCAATTCACGCTTCGAATTACTAACACCACTTAAATCATTATCATCATCCATTTTACAACACTCCGGATTCTTTCAAATGTCTTCAAAACATAACCAACAGGTCTTGTTGGGGGAAATCAAAAACACTAACAACCAATACAATCAAGATGATAAAAATCCGGTAAAACCAAGATGAACGCTAAACAGTTCGTTCAGGGTTTATGGTGAATGGAAATTAGAAAACCCTAAATAAGAAAATGAAGAGTTTAGTAATTACTACGGATCTGAAAGTACCATGAAATTTCAATCGGGATACAGATATATTGActgagagcgtccacagtgggagcGTAAACCCAAATAtctggtcttttgaacagacgtagtggaacgtactatcgatcaaattttgatcaatgactaaaacccagagtatatttggtctgggaccaagactaaatccagatatagtcgagcgttgatatATTTCatgccccaccaccaggcggacatatagtgcacgtccTACATCAGGcattggtatagtctacgccccacaccaggcgttggtatggtTTACGTttcacatggggcgtacgtaaagtctacgccccattttttttttaattattttgtatggggcgggcattatacccccgccccattctttgttgtcaaaatcattttagtggggcgggcattatacctccgcaccacttctttcattttttttttttttcagtgcacgtcccaatcaggcgttggtatagtctacgccccacaccaggcgaacgtataatgtacgtctgaccaaatttaatctttccaccgtagcgtcacacaccatactaaacccaaaatttgatctttttttccctctttggtctttggttatactcgcaccagtGCAGTTGCTCTGAATAGTTTTGTTTTTGTAGTTGCGGCGGGAATTAGAGGAAGAGAATTGGGGAAAAACCTCGCGGTTTAACTTTTTAAGCAAGTGGAGAAGATTTTTCGTGTTTTAGTTTCAACTCGCATTTGCCTCTCATAGATAAGGAGAGTGAATTTCGAATAATTTTATTACtgcattttattttattgttttttagaaaaaatatcgtttggtccttttttctgtttttaggggccactcaaaaggaattagggaccaacaataaaataaaaaaggtcacccaattcTTAATTGTGTTCACCCCTTATCTCCCATATTTCGTAATGACAAAATTATTCTTCGATATTCGGTAGTTTGAGCAGGATTCGggtgataaaaaaatttgagggatttttttttttgttttgttttttcgaactttggtacaaccataatcggtagtaaattgtgttactttaacttc
Coding sequences within:
- the LOC113273866 gene encoding WAT1-related protein At3g18200-like is translated as MKFLTALIALQFCYAGFHIVTRFALDMGVSKIVYPVYRNIIALALLSPFAYFLEKKERPPITFHFLAQCFLLALCGITANQGFYILGLYYASPTFASAMQNSVPAITFVMAAALRYLLYYYNNPPMNTYSFSACVSRLENVSIARRDGIAKILGTIASVGGAMVITLYKGPALLHSTLSPFTASSPVDNQNIVDLSYQNKQQNWTLGCLFLVGHCFSWAAWMVFQAPVLKKYPAKLTVTSFTCFFGLLQFLVIAAFAETDIEKWKFQSTGELLTILYAGVVASGLVLSIQTWCIHKGGPVSVAVFQPLQTVLVAIMAALVLGDQLYSGGIIGAIFIKIGLWLVLWGKKEEKRWENSTENDNDITKTLLDEESRGKMENPTAISCETK
- the LOC113275444 gene encoding probable protein phosphatase 2C 8, which translates into the protein MDDDNDLSGVSNSKRELDSDDTELAAKRSKISECSEKEEENQNGGEEVKTSQSVLIKKTDDSQTEPVNGGSLGDNQSVKENVLSDQKSSIPVTKLPCTIEADAAEDKGSRHTMEDASVVLLDASLQVPGKLRCAHFAIYDGHGGRLAAEYAQKHLHANVLSVGLPRELMDVKAAKMAILGGFRRTDELLLQESTAGGWQDGATAVCVWVLGQKVFVANIGDAKAVVARSSSVNDSQSHLDGANPLKAIVLTREHKAIYPQERTRILKAGGSVSSNGRLQGSLEVSRAFGDRNFKKVGVSATPDVHSFDLTERDHFIILGCDGLWGVFGASDAVDFVQKQLKEGLSVTAVSRRLVREAVRERRCKDNCTVIVIVFKHHM